In a single window of the Chionomys nivalis chromosome 11, mChiNiv1.1, whole genome shotgun sequence genome:
- the LOC130884326 gene encoding coiled-coil domain-containing protein 12-like: protein MAAAATGVGRLEEEALRRKERLKALREKTGRKDRDDGEPQTKQLREEEEEDGKHRGLRLRNYVPEDEDLKRRRVPHAKPVAVEEKVKEQLEAAKPEPVIEEVDLANLAPRKPDWDLKRDVAKKLEKLEKRTQRAIAVLIRERLKGQEDSLASAMDAVTGL from the coding sequence ATGGCGGCTGCTGCCACAGGTGTGGGCCGCCTCGAGGAGGAGGCGCTGCGGCGGAAAGAACGGCTGAAGGCCCTCCGGGAGAAAACCGGGCGCAAGGACAGGGACGATGGGGAGCCACAGACCAAGCAGCTccgagaagaggaggaagaagatgggaaGCACAGGGGTCTCAGGCTTCGCAACTATGTCCCGGAGGATGAGGACCTGAAGAGGAGGAGGGTCCCCCATGCCAAACCAGTTGCAGTGGAAGAGAAGGTGAAGGAGCAACTAGAGGCTGCCAAGCCAGAGCCTGTCATTGAGGAAGTGGATCTGGCTAACCTGGCACCCCGGAAACCTGATTGGGATCTCAAGAGAGATGTGGCCAAGAAGCTGGAGAAGCTAGAAAAGCGGACCCAGAGAGCCATCGCAGTGCTGATCCGTGAACGGCTCAAAGGCCAAGAAGACAGCCTGGCTTCTGCAATGGATGCAGTCACAGGCCTGTGA
- the LOC130883946 gene encoding LOW QUALITY PROTEIN: BUD13 homolog (The sequence of the model RefSeq protein was modified relative to this genomic sequence to represent the inferred CDS: substituted 1 base at 1 genomic stop codon), translated as MVEAPPLSKAEYLKRYLSGADAGQEGGSESLRKRYKKGPKPGGTTGKELRIVDDDVGWAAISTAKPEKEEEEDGDLPVVAEFVDERPEEVKQMEAFCSSAKWKLLEDHSGNGHFHHDERDPSSPRRSRHDTPNPSPPRRVRHDSPDLELPRTKSSKAASSSKTVLQRGLGPSHLSLSKVSKCGQDSDDLSQWKWQLDPQGVCQKASDSDLCPPCQKQNPGHQDSDSDLSLPQKRQRRWSSDSDLSPPQRRQRTKSSDSDLSPPRRSPRPGRKTARMYSGAKTGLVPDVQREQQELQKQDXDTTALAAQFEFAETVFRDKSGLKRNLKLECLEQRRKAEKDSERDELYAQWGKGLAQSRQQQQNVEDAMKEMQKPLARYIDDEDLDQMLREQEREGDPMANFIKKNKAEENKHKKARPHYNGPAPPPNRFSIWPGYRWDGVDRSNGFEQKRFARLASKKAVEELAYKWSVEDM; from the coding sequence ATGGTGGAAGCTCCACCGCTCTCCAAGGCTGAATATCTGAAGCGTTACTTGTCTGGGGCAGATGCCGGCCAGGAAGGAGGTTCAGAGTCCCTTCGGAAGAGGTACAAAAAAGGACCAAAGCCGGGAGGCACCACTGGCAAGGAATTGCGGATTGTTGATGATGATGTGGGCTGGGCAGCTATCTCTACTGCTAAGccggaaaaggaggaggaagaagatggagattTGCCTGTGGTGGCTGAGTTTGTGGATGAGCGTCCAGAAGAGGTAAAGCAGATGGAGGCCTTCTGCTCCAGTGCCAAATGGAAGCTCCTGGAAGACCACAGTGGAAATGGACATTTCCATCATGATGAACGAGATCCATCTTCTCCTAGGAGGTCCCGTCATGACACCCCAAATCCATCTCCTCCCAGGAGGGTCCGTCATGACTCCCCAGATTTGGAGCTGCCCAGAACTAAGAGTAGTAAAGCTGCGTCCTCTAGCAAGACTGTACTTCAGAGGGGGCTGGGTCCCTCTCACTTGTCACTCTCCAAGGTCAGCAAGTGTGGGCAGGACTCAGATGACCTTTCTCAGTGGAAATGGCAGCTTGATCCTCAAGGTGTCTGCCAAAAAGCCTCTGATTCAGACCTTTGTCCTCCatgtcaaaaacaaaatccaggacACCAGGATTCTGACTCAGATCTGTCACTGCCACAGAAGAGACAGAGGCGCTGGAGCTCTGACTCTGACCTCTCTCCACCCCAGAGGAGACAGAGGACCAAATCTTCTGATTCGGATCTCTCTCCTCCTCGAAGGAGTCCCCGTCCTGGGAGGAAGACTGCACGCATGTATTCTGGAGCAAAAACTGGGCTGGTGCCCGATGTCCAGCGGGAGCAGCAGGAACTCCAGAAACAGGACTGAGACACCACAGCCCTTGCAGCTCAGTTTGAATTCGCTGAAACTGTATTTCGAGACAAGTCTGGTCTGAAGAGGAATTTGAAGCTGGAATGCCTGGAGcagaggagaaaagcagagaaggaCTCAGAACGAGATGAGCTCTATGCCCAGTGGGGCAAAGGGCTTGCTCAGAGCCGGCAACAGCAGCAGAATGTAGAAGATGCCATGAAGGAGATGCAGAAGCCTCTGGCCCGCTATATTGATGATGAAGATCTGGATCAGATGctgagagaacaagaaagagagggggacCCAATGGCCAACTTCATTAAGAAGAATAAGGCTGAGGAGAACAAGCACAAGAAAGCCAGGCCTCACTATAATggtcctgcccctcctcccaatAGATTCAGTATCTGGCCTGGCTACCGCTGGGATGGAGTGGACAGATCCAATGGCTTCGAACAGAAGCGCTTTGCCAGGCTCGCCAGCAAGAAGGCTGTGGAAGAGCTTGCCTACAAGTGGAGTGTGGAGGACATGTAG
- the LOC130884032 gene encoding microfibrillar-associated protein 1-like, translating to MLVPSALMKQLPIQSTAGAVPVHNEKGEISMEKVKVKRYVSGKRPDYAPMESSDEEDEEFQFIKKAKEQEAEPEEQEEDSSSDPRLRRLQNRISEDIEERMAQHRKIVEPEVVGESDSDVEGDAWRMEREESSEEEEEEIDDEEIELRRGMMHQRAQERKNEEMEVMELEDEGRSGEESESEYEEYTDSEDEMEPRLKPVFIRKKDRVTVQEREAEALKQKELEQEAKRMAEERRKYTLKIVEEETKKELEENERSLAALDALSTDDDNDEEEYEGWKVRELKRIKRDREDREALEKEKAEIERMRNLTEEERRAELRANGKVITNKAVKGKYKFLQKYYHRGAFFMDEDEEVYKRDFSAPTLEDHFNKTILPKVMQVKNFGRSGRTKYTHLVDQDTTSFDSAWGQESAQNTKFFKQKATGVPDVFERPSAKKRKTT from the coding sequence ATGTTGGTCCCAAGCGCACTCATGAAGCAACTGCCTATTCAGTCTACGGCTGGGGCCGTCCCAGTTCACAATGAGAAAGGTGAGATTTCAATGGAAAAAGTAAAGGTAAAACGTTATGTGTCCGGAAAGAGGCCAGATTATGCCCCTATGGAGTCCTCAGATGAAGAGGATGAAGAATTTCAATTCATTAAGAAAGCTAAGGAACAAGAGGCAGAGCCTGAGGAACAGGAAGAGGATTCGTCCAGTGACCCCCGACTTCGGCGTTTACAGAACCGCATCAGTGAAGATATAGAAGAGAGAATGGCTCAACACCGGAAAATAGTGGAACCTGAAGTGGTAGGAGAAAGTGACTCAGATGTAGAAGGAGATGCCTGGCGCATGGAACGAGAAGAGAGcagtgaagaagaggaggaagaaattgATGATGAAGAAATAGAGCTGCGCCGTGGCATGATGCATCAGCGAGCACAGGAGAGGAAAAACGAAGAGATGGAAGTCATGGAATTGGAAGATGAAGGACGCTCTGGGGAGGAGTCAGAGTCTGAGTATGAGGAGTACACGGACAGTGAAGACGAAATGGAGCCTCGACTTAAGCCTGTCTTCATACGAAAGAAGGACCGAGTGACAGTTCAAGAACGAGAAGCTGAAGCATTGAAACAGAAGGAACTAGAACAGGAAGCAAAACGCATGGCTGAGGAGCGGCGCAAGTACACACTAAAGATTGTAGAAGAAGAGACCAAGAAAGAGCTGGAGGAGAACGAGCGGTCTCTCGCTGCCCTGGACGCACTCAGTACCGACGACGACAATGATGAGGAGGAATACGAGGGATGGAAAGTCCGAGAGCTCAAAAGAATCAAGAGGGACAGAGAAGACCGAGAAGCacttgaaaaggagaaagcagaaattGAACGCATGCGAAACCTGACTGAGGAAGAAAGGCGGGCTGAACTTCGGGCAAATGGCAAAGTCATTACCAACAAAGCTGTTAAGGGCAAATACAAGTTTTTGCAAAAGTATTATCACCGGGGTGCCTTCTTCATGGATGAGGACGAAGAGGTCTACAAGAGGGATTTTAGTGCACCTACTCTTGAGGACCATTTCAACAAAACCATTCTTCCAAAAGTCATGCAGGTCAAGAATTTTGGACGGTCTGGTCGTACCAAGTACACCCACCTTGTGGATCAAGATACCACTTCCTTTGACTCTGCATGGGGCCAAGAGAGTGCCCAGAACACAAAGTTCTTTAAACAGAAGGCAACTGGGGTACCTGATGTCTTTGAGCGCCCATCTGCCAAGAAGAGGAAAACCACCTAA